In Thermodesulfovibrio thiophilus DSM 17215, a genomic segment contains:
- a CDS encoding N-acyl homoserine lactonase family protein, translating into MAKYRIHPIVMGAKIFDKGMMTYQYDYGTPFVVPIYSWYIEGSEKNILIDTGEFAPRTSTEIEKAIGKVYKFKEGLAKWGLNSENIDIVIHTHLHNDHCENDSECANAVFYVHEKELQQIHNPHPLDFRYNEDFISEIEQNKQIVTLSKDTEILPGIKMIHTPAHTPGGMSVLINTERCSVLITGFCIIEENLNPPPRIIGMGMEVIPPGTLINSYDAYDIVLNVKNMADVVVALHEPKYAFLDTIP; encoded by the coding sequence ATGGCAAAATATAGGATTCATCCAATTGTAATGGGCGCAAAAATTTTTGATAAGGGTATGATGACCTATCAGTATGACTACGGCACGCCTTTTGTTGTTCCGATATATTCCTGGTATATTGAAGGAAGTGAAAAAAATATTTTAATTGACACAGGAGAGTTTGCTCCCCGCACATCAACGGAAATTGAAAAGGCAATTGGAAAAGTTTATAAATTTAAAGAAGGACTTGCAAAATGGGGATTAAACTCTGAAAATATAGATATTGTAATACACACACATCTTCACAATGACCATTGTGAAAATGATTCTGAATGTGCAAATGCTGTATTTTATGTTCATGAAAAAGAATTACAGCAGATTCACAATCCTCATCCACTTGATTTCAGATACAATGAAGATTTTATCTCAGAGATAGAACAAAACAAGCAGATTGTAACTCTTTCAAAAGATACGGAAATACTACCAGGCATAAAAATGATTCATACACCAGCGCACACTCCTGGTGGAATGTCTGTTTTAATAAACACTGAACGATGCAGTGTTTTGATAACCGGTTTCTGCATTATAGAAGAAAATCTAAATCCTCCACCCAGGATTATTGGAATGGGAATGGAAGTAATACCTCCCGGGACTCTTATTAATTCTTATGATGCATATGATATAGTGCTTAATGTAAAGAATATGGCTGATGTGGTAGTTGCCCTTCATGAACCAAAATACGCTTTTTTAGATACAATCCCTTAA
- a CDS encoding Lrp/AsnC family transcriptional regulator: MHDKEEIKALSVYKTDYIYPQLQNAVKCVLYDIIFSKTVLEDKESARISYADFRVLTGLSLSTVKNAIKELVMDGFVKIVGYHYSRLANEYSLNIKIPEKLPRRFSVQRMLHKTAHAGLSGKTEEKLNGKKLMIDPIKKASEGNPQRL, from the coding sequence ATGCATGATAAAGAAGAAATAAAAGCACTTTCAGTCTATAAAACAGATTATATATACCCACAATTACAAAATGCAGTCAAATGCGTGTTGTACGATATAATTTTTTCAAAAACCGTTCTTGAAGATAAGGAAAGCGCAAGAATAAGCTATGCTGATTTTAGGGTTCTTACTGGATTGTCACTTTCAACGGTGAAAAATGCAATTAAAGAGCTGGTAATGGATGGATTTGTAAAAATAGTTGGATATCACTATTCAAGGCTTGCCAATGAGTACTCACTTAATATAAAAATTCCAGAGAAACTTCCACGAAGATTCTCTGTACAGAGAATGCTGCATAAAACTGCACATGCAGGATTGTCAGGAAAAACAGAAGAAAAACTTAACGGGAAGAAACTCATGATTGATCCAATAAAAAAAGCCTCCGAGGGCAATCCTCAGAGGCTTTGA